In Pseudomonas fakonensis, one DNA window encodes the following:
- the kdgD gene encoding 5-dehydro-4-deoxyglucarate dehydratase has product MTPQELKSILSHGLLSFPVTDFNAQGDFNQAGYIKRLEWLAPYGASALFAAGGTGEFFSLAASEYSQVIKTAVDTCATSVPILAGVGGSTRQAIEYAQEAERLGAKGLLLLPHYLTEASQDGVAAHVEAVCKSVNIGVVVYNRNVCRLNADLLEKLAERCPNLIGYKDGLGDIELMVSIRRRLGDRFSYLGGLPTAEVYAAAYKALGVPVYSSAVFNFVPKTAMDFYHAIARDDHATVGKLIDDFFLPYLDIRNRKAGYAVSIVKAGAKIAGYDAGPVRTPLTDLTAQEYEMLAALMDKMGPQGL; this is encoded by the coding sequence ATGACTCCACAAGAACTGAAATCCATCCTCTCCCACGGCCTGCTGTCCTTCCCGGTCACCGACTTCAATGCCCAGGGCGATTTCAACCAGGCAGGCTACATCAAGCGCCTGGAATGGCTCGCCCCTTACGGCGCCAGCGCCCTGTTCGCCGCTGGCGGCACCGGTGAGTTCTTCTCCCTGGCCGCCAGCGAGTACAGCCAAGTGATCAAGACCGCGGTCGACACCTGCGCCACCTCGGTACCGATCCTCGCCGGCGTCGGCGGCTCCACCCGCCAGGCCATCGAGTACGCACAAGAAGCCGAGCGCCTGGGCGCCAAGGGCCTGCTGCTGCTGCCGCATTACTTGACCGAAGCCAGCCAGGACGGTGTTGCCGCCCACGTCGAAGCGGTGTGCAAGTCGGTCAACATCGGCGTGGTGGTGTACAACCGCAACGTCTGCCGCCTGAACGCCGACCTGCTGGAAAAACTCGCCGAGCGCTGCCCGAACCTGATCGGCTACAAGGACGGCCTGGGTGACATCGAGCTGATGGTGTCGATCCGTCGCCGCCTGGGTGATCGTTTCAGCTACCTGGGTGGCCTGCCTACCGCCGAGGTGTATGCTGCTGCCTACAAAGCCCTCGGTGTACCGGTGTACTCCTCGGCGGTGTTCAACTTCGTACCCAAGACCGCGATGGACTTCTACCACGCCATCGCCCGCGACGATCACGCAACCGTAGGCAAGCTGATCGACGATTTCTTCCTGCCGTACCTGGACATCCGTAACCGCAAGGCCGGCTATGCCGTGAGCATCGTCAAGGCCGGCGCCAAGATTGCCGGTTACGATGCAGGCCCGGTGCGTACCCCGCTGACCGACCTGACCGCACAAGAGTACGAGATGCTCGCCGCGCTGATGGACAAAATGGGCCCGCAAGGCCTGTAA
- a CDS encoding aromatic amino acid transaminase produces the protein MFKHVDAYAGDPILSLMETFKADPRADKVNLSIGLYYDEAGVVPQLAAVDAVEKRIAGQPHEASLYLPMEGLAAYRQAIQALLFGSDHPAVADGRVATVQTVGGSGALKVGADFLKRYFAGSEVWVSNPTWDNHRAIFEGAGFKVHSYPYFDDATRGVDFAGMLATLNTLAANSIVLLHPCCHNPTGVDLSQNQWQQVVEVVKARQLIPFLDIAYQGFGEGLVEDAFAIREMARAGVPCLVSNSFSKIFSLYGERVGGLSVVCDDAATAVSVLGQLKATVRRNYSSPPAFGAQLVAGVLGDAALNAQWAAEVEVMRKRILDMRQGLVDLLGELLPGQDFQFFLRQRGMFSYTGFSVEQVRRLRDEFGVYLIDSGRVCMSGLRPANLRQVAEAFAAVHKG, from the coding sequence GTGTTCAAACATGTCGATGCCTATGCCGGCGACCCGATCCTTTCGCTGATGGAAACCTTCAAGGCCGACCCGCGCGCCGACAAGGTCAACCTGAGTATCGGCCTGTACTACGACGAAGCCGGCGTGGTGCCGCAATTGGCAGCGGTCGATGCGGTGGAAAAACGCATCGCCGGCCAGCCCCACGAAGCTTCGCTGTACCTGCCCATGGAAGGCCTGGCCGCCTACCGCCAGGCCATCCAGGCGCTGCTGTTCGGCAGCGACCACCCGGCCGTGGCCGATGGCCGCGTGGCCACCGTGCAAACCGTCGGCGGCTCCGGCGCGCTGAAAGTCGGTGCAGACTTCCTCAAGCGCTATTTCGCAGGCTCCGAAGTCTGGGTCAGCAACCCGACCTGGGACAACCACCGCGCCATCTTCGAAGGCGCCGGCTTCAAGGTGCACAGCTACCCGTACTTCGACGATGCCACCCGCGGTGTCGACTTTGCCGGCATGCTTGCCACCCTGAACACCCTGGCGGCCAACAGCATCGTGCTGCTGCACCCGTGCTGCCACAACCCAACCGGTGTCGACCTCAGCCAGAACCAGTGGCAGCAGGTGGTCGAGGTGGTCAAGGCACGCCAGCTGATCCCGTTCCTCGACATCGCCTACCAGGGCTTCGGTGAAGGCCTGGTCGAAGACGCCTTTGCCATCCGCGAAATGGCCCGTGCCGGCGTACCGTGCCTGGTCAGCAACTCGTTCTCGAAAATCTTCTCGCTGTACGGCGAACGGGTAGGGGGGCTGTCGGTGGTCTGCGACGACGCCGCCACCGCCGTCAGCGTGCTCGGCCAGCTCAAGGCCACCGTGCGCCGCAACTACTCCAGCCCCCCCGCGTTCGGCGCGCAACTGGTGGCCGGGGTGCTCGGCGATGCTGCTCTCAATGCCCAGTGGGCGGCTGAGGTGGAGGTGATGCGCAAGCGTATCCTCGACATGCGCCAGGGCCTGGTCGACCTGCTCGGCGAACTGCTGCCGGGCCAGGACTTCCAGTTCTTCCTGCGCCAGCGCGGCATGTTCAGCTACACAGGCTTCAGCGTCGAGCAGGTGCGCCGCCTGCGTGACGAGTTCGGCGTGTACCTGATCGACAGCGGCCGGGTGTGCATGTCTGGCCTGCGCCCGGCCAACCTGCGCCAGGTGGCCGAGGCCTTTGCGGCGGTGCACAAGGGCTGA
- the tpx gene encoding thiol peroxidase: protein MAQVTLKGGPVQVSGNLPQAGAQAPAFSLVAGDLSNKSLADFAGKRKVLNIFPSVDTPTCATSVRKFNAQANAVANTVVLCISADLPFAQARFCGAEGLENVQNLSTLRGAEFLQNYGVAIADGPLAGLAARAVVVLDENDKVLHSELVAEIADEPNYDAALAVLK, encoded by the coding sequence ATGGCTCAAGTGACTCTCAAAGGCGGCCCGGTTCAGGTCAGCGGCAACCTGCCACAAGCTGGCGCCCAGGCACCTGCCTTCTCCCTGGTCGCTGGTGACCTGTCGAACAAGTCGCTGGCCGACTTCGCCGGCAAGCGCAAGGTGCTGAACATCTTCCCAAGCGTCGACACCCCGACCTGCGCCACCTCGGTACGCAAGTTCAACGCCCAGGCCAACGCCGTGGCCAACACCGTGGTGTTGTGCATCTCGGCCGACCTGCCGTTCGCCCAGGCCCGCTTCTGCGGTGCCGAAGGCCTGGAAAACGTCCAGAACCTATCCACCCTGCGCGGTGCCGAGTTCCTGCAGAACTACGGCGTTGCCATCGCCGACGGCCCGCTGGCCGGCCTGGCGGCCCGTGCTGTCGTGGTGCTGGACGAAAACGACAAGGTGCTGCACAGCGAGCTGGTTGCTGAAATCGCCGACGAGCCGAACTACGACGCGGCGCTGGCGGTACTGAAGTAA
- the garD gene encoding galactarate dehydratase: protein MQLIEHSESPRYVRLHDDDNVVVVVNDGGLGEGARFADGLTLVEGVPQSHKVATVDIQPGAPVRRYGQVIGYARELLRQGSWVKEDQLDMPAAPELDSLPRCDAVPAALPPLEGFTFEGYRNADGTVGTRNILGITTTVQCVTGVLDHAVKRIRSELLPKYPNVDDVVALTHSYGCGVAINARDAYIPIRTVRNLARNPNLGGEALVISLGCEKLQAGQVMHEGDLSVDLSEPWLYRLQDASLGFVEMIEQIMQLAETRLKKLDQRRRETVPASELILGMQCGGSDAFSGITANPALGYAADLLVRAGATVLFSEVTEVRDAIYMLTSRAETPEVAEALVREMDWYDRYLQQGAADRSANTTPGNKKGGLSNIVEKSLGSIVKSGSGAIQGVVGPGERVSHKGLIFCATPASDFVCGTLQLAAGMNLHVFTTGRGTPYGLAMAPVVKVCTRTELAQRWPDLIDIDAGRIASGRSSIEELGWELFHYYLDVASGRKQTWAEKHGLHNDITLFNPAPIT, encoded by the coding sequence ATGCAGTTGATCGAACATTCCGAGTCGCCCCGCTACGTCCGCCTGCACGATGATGACAATGTCGTGGTGGTGGTCAACGATGGCGGCCTGGGCGAAGGCGCCCGCTTCGCCGACGGCCTGACCCTGGTCGAAGGCGTACCGCAAAGCCACAAGGTAGCCACTGTCGACATTCAACCCGGTGCCCCGGTGCGCCGTTACGGCCAGGTCATCGGGTACGCCCGCGAACTGCTGCGCCAGGGCAGCTGGGTCAAGGAAGATCAGCTGGACATGCCGGCCGCCCCCGAGCTCGACAGCCTGCCGCGCTGCGATGCCGTGCCCGCTGCCCTGCCGCCGCTCGAAGGCTTCACCTTCGAGGGTTACCGCAACGCCGACGGCACCGTGGGTACCCGCAATATCCTCGGCATCACCACCACCGTGCAATGCGTCACCGGCGTGCTCGACCACGCGGTCAAGCGCATCCGCAGCGAACTGCTGCCCAAATACCCCAACGTCGACGACGTGGTCGCCCTCACCCACAGCTACGGCTGCGGCGTGGCGATCAACGCCCGCGACGCGTACATCCCGATCCGTACCGTGCGCAACCTGGCGCGCAACCCCAACCTGGGCGGCGAAGCCCTGGTCATCAGCCTGGGCTGCGAGAAGCTGCAGGCCGGCCAGGTGATGCACGAGGGCGACCTGTCGGTCGACCTCAGCGAGCCCTGGCTGTACCGCCTGCAGGACGCCTCGCTGGGCTTCGTCGAAATGATCGAGCAGATCATGCAACTGGCCGAAACCCGGCTGAAGAAGCTCGACCAGCGCCGCCGTGAAACCGTACCGGCCAGCGAGCTGATTTTGGGCATGCAGTGCGGCGGCAGCGACGCCTTCAGCGGCATCACCGCCAACCCGGCGCTGGGCTATGCCGCCGACCTGCTGGTGCGTGCCGGCGCCACCGTATTGTTCTCGGAAGTGACCGAGGTGCGCGACGCCATCTACATGCTCACCTCCCGCGCCGAAACCCCGGAAGTGGCCGAAGCGCTGGTGCGCGAGATGGACTGGTACGACCGCTACCTGCAACAAGGCGCCGCCGACCGCAGCGCCAACACCACCCCCGGCAACAAGAAAGGCGGCTTGTCGAACATCGTCGAAAAATCCTTGGGGTCGATCGTCAAGTCCGGCAGCGGCGCCATCCAGGGCGTGGTCGGCCCAGGCGAGCGGGTCAGCCACAAGGGCCTGATCTTCTGCGCAACGCCGGCCAGCGACTTCGTCTGCGGCACCCTGCAACTGGCGGCCGGCATGAACCTGCACGTGTTCACCACGGGCCGTGGCACCCCGTATGGCCTGGCCATGGCGCCGGTGGTCAAGGTGTGCACCCGCACCGAGCTGGCCCAGCGCTGGCCTGACCTGATCGACATCGACGCCGGGCGCATCGCCAGCGGCCGCTCGAGCATCGAAGAGCTGGGCTGGGAGCTGTTCCACTACTATCTGGACGTGGCCAGCGGCCGCAAGCAGACCTGGGCCGAAAAGCACGGGCTGCACAACGACATCACCCTGTTCAACCCGGCACCCATTACCTGA
- a CDS encoding NAD(P)/FAD-dependent oxidoreductase codes for MQPFSQCQTLVLGAGIVGVSTALQLQARGRQVTLIDRDAPGSGTSHGNAGLIERSSVVPYAFPRELRTLLRYGLNRQSAVRYSVAHLPKAAPWLLNYWQQSAPAKLARAAADLLPLVQRCVEEHDPLIEAAGLQHLVSANGWIEVYRDAALFAQAKQEALALARHGLRYEMLEREQLQAREQGLDGGIGGIHWLDPKSVRDPGALTRGYAALFVQRGGQFLHGDARSLQAVEGGWLVSTQRGPLLAQEVVACLGPQSAELFAPLGYRFPLGIKRGYHMHYATTGGSELKHSVCDPQAGYVLAPMARGVRLTTGIEFAASDAPGNQVQLKRCEALARQLFPALGERLDDQPWLGRRPCLPDMRPVIGPAPRHAGLWFNFGHAHHGLTLGPVSGRLLAEMITGEQTFTDPAPFSPARFA; via the coding sequence ATGCAGCCATTCTCGCAATGCCAGACCCTCGTCCTCGGCGCCGGTATCGTCGGCGTCAGCACCGCCCTGCAACTGCAGGCCCGCGGGCGCCAGGTAACCCTGATCGACCGCGATGCGCCGGGCAGCGGCACCAGCCATGGCAACGCCGGGCTGATCGAGCGCTCAAGCGTGGTGCCCTATGCCTTCCCGCGCGAGCTGCGCACCCTGCTGCGCTATGGCCTGAACCGCCAGAGTGCGGTGCGCTACAGCGTCGCCCACCTGCCCAAGGCCGCGCCCTGGCTGCTGAACTACTGGCAACAGTCGGCACCCGCGAAGCTTGCCCGGGCGGCCGCTGACCTGCTGCCCCTGGTGCAGCGCTGCGTGGAGGAACATGACCCGTTGATCGAGGCTGCCGGGTTGCAACACCTGGTAAGCGCCAACGGCTGGATCGAGGTGTACCGCGATGCCGCGCTGTTCGCCCAGGCCAAACAGGAAGCCCTGGCGCTGGCCCGGCATGGCCTGCGCTACGAAATGCTCGAGCGCGAGCAGTTGCAGGCGCGGGAACAGGGGCTGGACGGCGGCATCGGTGGCATCCACTGGCTCGACCCGAAGAGCGTGCGCGACCCCGGCGCCCTGACCCGTGGCTACGCCGCGCTGTTCGTGCAGCGCGGCGGGCAGTTTCTGCATGGCGATGCCCGCAGCTTGCAAGCGGTCGAGGGCGGCTGGCTGGTGAGCACCCAGCGCGGCCCGCTGCTGGCCCAGGAGGTAGTGGCCTGCCTGGGGCCGCAGTCCGCCGAGCTGTTCGCGCCGCTGGGCTACCGCTTCCCGCTGGGGATCAAGCGTGGCTACCACATGCACTACGCCACCACCGGGGGTAGCGAGCTGAAGCATTCGGTATGCGACCCGCAGGCTGGCTATGTGCTGGCACCCATGGCCCGCGGGGTGCGCCTGACCACGGGTATCGAGTTCGCAGCCAGCGATGCGCCGGGCAACCAGGTTCAGCTCAAGCGCTGCGAAGCTTTGGCCCGGCAGCTGTTCCCCGCCCTGGGTGAGCGCCTGGACGACCAGCCCTGGCTGGGCCGGCGCCCGTGCCTGCCGGACATGCGCCCGGTGATCGGCCCGGCGCCGCGCCATGCCGGGTTGTGGTTCAACTTCGGGCATGCACACCATGGGCTCACCCTGGGGCCGGTGAGCGGGCGGTTGCTGGCAGAGATGATTACCGGGGAGCAGACCTTTACTGACCCGGCGCCCTTCAGCCCTGCTCGGTTTGCATGA
- a CDS encoding gamma-glutamyl-gamma-aminobutyrate hydrolase family protein, whose translation MSNSNIGSKQPTLRKPVVLMTMGSQERKGHDYQVMTHKYITPLVEFSDCVPVLVPTCCGTDDLETYLDMADGVYLTGAGSNIDPALYGQENQTPGKGQDQNRDLFDIPLVKAALKRGLPIFGICRGMQEINVALGGDIYQKVYAEPGFNDHRENPEDPVEVQYAQVHGVKIKPGSWLRDALGTDEIRVNSLHGQGLRKLGAGIEAIAHAEDGLVEAIHAPSISPFLFAVQWHPEWQAAKNPDSIKMFQAFGDACRAQVRKSQVKRHQAA comes from the coding sequence ATGTCCAACAGCAACATTGGCAGCAAACAACCCACCCTGCGCAAACCCGTCGTCCTGATGACCATGGGCAGCCAGGAGCGCAAAGGCCATGACTATCAAGTCATGACCCACAAATACATCACCCCGCTGGTCGAGTTCTCCGATTGCGTTCCGGTGCTGGTGCCCACCTGCTGCGGCACTGACGACCTGGAAACCTACCTGGACATGGCCGACGGCGTGTACCTCACCGGCGCTGGCAGCAATATCGACCCGGCCCTGTATGGCCAGGAAAACCAGACACCCGGCAAAGGCCAGGACCAGAACCGCGACCTGTTCGACATCCCGCTGGTCAAGGCTGCCCTCAAGCGTGGCCTGCCGATCTTCGGCATCTGCCGCGGCATGCAGGAAATCAACGTGGCGCTGGGCGGCGACATCTACCAGAAGGTCTACGCCGAGCCTGGTTTCAACGACCACCGCGAAAACCCCGAAGACCCGGTCGAGGTGCAGTACGCCCAGGTGCATGGGGTGAAGATCAAGCCAGGCAGTTGGCTGCGCGACGCGCTGGGCACCGACGAGATCCGCGTCAACTCGCTGCACGGCCAGGGCCTGCGCAAGCTGGGTGCCGGCATCGAGGCGATCGCCCACGCCGAAGACGGCCTGGTCGAGGCGATCCACGCCCCGAGCATTTCGCCCTTCCTGTTCGCGGTGCAGTGGCACCCGGAGTGGCAGGCGGCGAAGAACCCCGACTCGATCAAGATGTTCCAGGCCTTCGGCGACGCATGCCGCGCCCAGGTTCGCAAATCCCAGGTCAAGCGCCATCAGGCTGCTTGA
- a CDS encoding MFS transporter — MQAKKTHVRYLILLMLFLVTTINYADRATIAIAGSSLQKDLGIDAVTLGYIFSAFGWAYVAGQIPGGWLLDRFGSKNVYAFSIFTWSLFTLLQGFVGGLPVAWAVVTLFTLRFLVGFAEAPSFPGNARIVAAWFPTQERGTASAIFNSAQYFATALFAPIMGWIVFSFGWEHVFVVMGALGIVFSAVWMKTIYNPRQHPRISADELQHIEQNGGLVDMDQKRGNDGPKWGYIKQLLTSRMLLGVYLGQYCINAITYFFLTWFPVYLVQERGMTILKAGFIASLPAICGFIGGVLGGVISDWLLRRGNSLTFSRKLPIVCGLLLSTTMVFCNYVDAEWMVVGFMTLAFFGKGIGALGWAVVADTSPKQIAGLSGGLFNTFGNIASITTPIVIGYIISATGSFKWALVYVGANALVAVFSYLVIVGPIKRIELKDDPKQDAAPNAELAGSRQ, encoded by the coding sequence ATGCAAGCGAAAAAAACGCATGTGCGCTACCTGATTCTGTTGATGCTGTTCCTGGTGACCACCATCAACTACGCAGACCGCGCCACCATCGCCATTGCCGGCTCCAGCCTGCAAAAAGACCTTGGCATCGACGCCGTCACCCTCGGCTACATCTTCTCCGCATTCGGCTGGGCCTACGTGGCCGGGCAAATCCCCGGCGGCTGGCTGCTCGACCGTTTCGGCTCGAAAAACGTCTACGCCTTCAGCATCTTCACCTGGTCGCTGTTCACCCTGCTGCAAGGTTTCGTCGGTGGGCTGCCGGTGGCCTGGGCAGTCGTCACCCTGTTCACCCTGCGCTTTCTGGTCGGTTTCGCCGAAGCCCCGTCGTTCCCCGGCAATGCCCGGATCGTCGCAGCCTGGTTCCCCACGCAAGAGCGCGGCACCGCCTCGGCGATCTTCAACTCGGCGCAATACTTCGCCACTGCCCTGTTCGCCCCGATCATGGGCTGGATCGTGTTCAGCTTCGGCTGGGAGCACGTGTTCGTGGTGATGGGCGCGCTGGGCATCGTGTTCTCGGCGGTGTGGATGAAGACCATCTACAACCCGCGCCAGCACCCGCGCATCAGCGCCGATGAGCTGCAGCACATCGAGCAGAACGGCGGCCTGGTGGACATGGACCAGAAGCGTGGCAACGATGGCCCGAAATGGGGTTACATCAAGCAACTGCTGACCAGCCGCATGCTGCTGGGCGTGTACCTGGGCCAGTACTGCATCAACGCCATCACCTACTTCTTCCTCACCTGGTTCCCGGTGTACCTGGTGCAGGAACGCGGCATGACCATCCTCAAAGCAGGCTTCATCGCCTCGCTGCCGGCCATCTGCGGCTTCATCGGCGGCGTGCTGGGCGGGGTGATCTCCGACTGGCTGCTGCGCCGCGGCAACTCGCTGACCTTCTCGCGCAAGCTGCCGATCGTCTGCGGCCTGTTGCTGTCCACCACCATGGTGTTCTGCAACTATGTCGACGCTGAATGGATGGTCGTAGGCTTCATGACCCTGGCATTCTTCGGCAAGGGCATCGGCGCCCTCGGCTGGGCCGTGGTGGCCGATACCTCGCCCAAGCAGATCGCCGGCCTGTCGGGCGGCCTGTTCAACACCTTCGGCAACATCGCCTCGATCACCACGCCGATCGTCATCGGCTACATCATCAGCGCCACCGGTTCGTTCAAGTGGGCCCTGGTGTATGTAGGCGCCAACGCCCTGGTGGCGGTGTTCAGCTACCTGGTGATCGTCGGCCCGATCAAGCGTATCGAGCTCAAAGACGACCCAAAGCAGGACGCTGCCCCAAACGCTGAACTGGCAGGTTCGCGCCAGTAA
- a CDS encoding Ldh family oxidoreductase, which translates to MSAPSASPLVRLPFAELQGLLQVIFQRHGCSEGVAGVLAHNCASAQRDGAHSHGVFRIPGYVSTLASGWVDGKAAPQVCDVASGYVRVDAAGGFAQPALAAAREQLVRKARQAGIAVLAIHNSHHFAALWPDVEPFADEGLVALSVVNSMTCVVPHGARQPLFGTNPIAFAAPCAGHDPIVFDMATSAMAHGDVQIAARAGQRLPEGMGVDAQGLPTTDPQAILQGGALLPFGGHKGSALSMMVELLAAALTGGNFSWEFDWASHPGAKTPWTGQLIIVIDPGKAEGQRFTQRSRELVEQMQAAGLSRMPGERRYREREVALREGVALTVQELAGLQELAGWQA; encoded by the coding sequence ATGTCCGCACCTTCCGCCAGCCCCCTTGTGCGCCTGCCGTTCGCCGAGTTGCAGGGGCTGTTGCAGGTAATCTTTCAACGCCATGGTTGTAGTGAAGGGGTGGCCGGCGTGCTCGCCCACAACTGCGCCAGCGCCCAGCGCGACGGTGCCCACAGCCATGGTGTGTTCCGCATTCCCGGTTACGTATCGACCCTGGCCAGTGGCTGGGTGGACGGCAAGGCTGCGCCGCAGGTCTGCGATGTGGCGTCGGGCTATGTACGGGTGGATGCTGCCGGCGGCTTCGCCCAGCCAGCCCTGGCAGCAGCACGCGAGCAACTGGTCCGCAAGGCGCGCCAGGCGGGTATCGCCGTGTTGGCGATCCACAACTCGCACCACTTCGCCGCGCTGTGGCCGGATGTCGAGCCTTTCGCCGACGAGGGCCTGGTGGCCCTGAGTGTGGTCAACAGCATGACCTGTGTGGTGCCCCATGGTGCGCGCCAGCCGCTGTTCGGCACCAACCCCATCGCCTTCGCCGCGCCCTGCGCCGGGCATGACCCGATCGTCTTCGACATGGCCACCAGCGCCATGGCCCATGGCGACGTGCAGATCGCCGCGCGTGCCGGGCAGCGTTTGCCCGAAGGCATGGGCGTGGATGCCCAGGGCCTGCCGACCACCGACCCGCAGGCCATTCTGCAGGGCGGCGCACTGTTGCCGTTCGGCGGGCACAAGGGCTCGGCGCTGTCGATGATGGTCGAGCTGCTGGCTGCGGCGCTGACCGGCGGCAATTTCTCCTGGGAGTTCGACTGGGCCAGCCACCCGGGGGCCAAGACCCCGTGGACCGGGCAACTGATCATCGTCATCGACCCGGGCAAGGCCGAAGGCCAGCGCTTCACCCAGCGCAGCCGGGAGCTTGTGGAGCAGATGCAGGCGGCGGGGCTTAGCCGTATGCCTGGCGAGCGGCGTTACCGCGAGCGCGAAGTGGCATTGCGCGAGGGCGTGGCGCTGACTGTGCAGGAGCTGGCTGGACTGCAGGAATTGGCGGGCTGGCAGGCCTGA
- a CDS encoding serine/threonine transporter — translation MNEQAPSVEQRFAESTPATLGSWSRHDTTWMLGLFGTAIGAGTLFLPINAGLGGFWPLLILAALAFPMTYFAHRGLTRFVLSGQKGGDITDVVEEHFGITAGALITVLYFFAIFPILLIYSVALTNTVSSFMEHQLHIAPPPRAILSFVLILGLLAIVRCGEQATVKVMSLLVYPFIVALALLALYLVPHWTGGILDTASQVPSGSAFLHTVWLAIPVMVFSFNHSPIISAFAVDQKRRYGEHADERSGQILRRAHLLMVLMVLFFVFSCVLTLSSALLAEAKAQNLSILSYLANHFDQPTIAFAAPLIAFIAIAKSFLGHYIGASEGLKGMIVKAGMRPGAKAMDRVVAAIMLVVCWIVATLNPSILGMIESLGGPIIAVLLFLMPMYAIRRVPSMRKYSGALSNLFVVVIGLVALTSVVYGLLG, via the coding sequence ATGAATGAGCAGGCCCCAAGCGTTGAACAACGCTTTGCAGAATCGACCCCCGCCACCCTCGGCAGCTGGTCGCGTCACGACACCACCTGGATGCTGGGCCTGTTCGGCACAGCCATCGGCGCAGGCACCTTGTTCCTGCCGATCAACGCAGGCCTTGGCGGCTTCTGGCCGTTGCTGATCCTCGCCGCGCTGGCCTTCCCCATGACCTACTTCGCCCACCGCGGGCTGACCCGCTTCGTGCTCTCCGGGCAGAAGGGCGGCGACATCACCGACGTGGTCGAGGAGCATTTCGGCATAACCGCCGGTGCGCTGATCACCGTGCTGTACTTCTTCGCCATCTTCCCCATCCTGCTTATCTATAGCGTGGCGCTGACCAACACCGTCAGCAGCTTCATGGAGCACCAGCTGCACATCGCGCCGCCACCGCGGGCGATCCTGTCGTTCGTGCTGATTCTCGGCCTGCTGGCCATCGTGCGCTGCGGCGAGCAGGCCACGGTCAAGGTCATGAGCCTGCTGGTCTACCCGTTCATCGTCGCCCTGGCGCTGCTGGCCCTGTATCTGGTGCCGCACTGGACCGGCGGCATCCTCGACACCGCAAGCCAGGTGCCGTCGGGTTCGGCCTTCCTGCACACCGTGTGGCTGGCCATCCCGGTGATGGTGTTCTCGTTCAACCACTCGCCGATCATCTCGGCCTTTGCCGTCGACCAGAAGCGCCGCTACGGCGAGCACGCCGATGAGCGCAGCGGGCAGATCCTGCGCCGCGCCCACCTGCTGATGGTGCTGATGGTGCTGTTCTTCGTGTTCAGCTGCGTGCTCACCCTGAGCAGCGCCCTGCTGGCCGAAGCCAAGGCGCAGAACCTGTCGATCCTGTCGTACCTGGCCAACCACTTCGACCAGCCGACCATCGCCTTCGCCGCACCGCTGATCGCCTTCATCGCCATTGCCAAGTCGTTCCTGGGCCACTACATCGGTGCCAGCGAGGGACTCAAAGGCATGATCGTCAAGGCCGGCATGCGCCCGGGCGCCAAGGCCATGGACCGTGTGGTTGCCGCGATCATGCTGGTGGTGTGCTGGATCGTCGCCACCCTCAACCCGAGCATCCTCGGCATGATCGAGTCCCTCGGCGGGCCGATCATCGCGGTGCTGTTGTTCCTGATGCCGATGTACGCCATCCGTCGCGTGCCGTCGATGCGCAAGTACAGCGGCGCGCTGTCCAACCTGTTCGTGGTGGTCATCGGCCTGGTGGCGCTGACCTCGGTGGTGTACGGCCTGCTGGGCTGA